The bacterium nucleotide sequence CGGCCGCGTGCGCTCCTTCCTGGAACCGACCTCCCGGCGGAGCCATCTGCTCGCCTGCGCGGGCCTGGTTCTGATCCTGGGGCTCCCCTACTACCTCGTCCACGGCCGCGAGCTGCGGGTGGTCTTCGATTACGGGGAGATCACCGGATATTGGACCCCGGTCGCTTCCCGCTGGAGCCTCCCTTTCTGGACCTGGTACCTGGAAGCCGTCCGGGGTTTGATCGGCTGGTTCCTGAGCGGAGCCTTCCTGGCGGCCCTGGCGGTCCTTTTGGCCCGTTTCCGGGTCCGCTACCTGCCCCTCCTGGTCTGGATCCTGGGGGGCTACCTCGCCGTCTCCTGGTTCGAGGCGAAACTGCCCCGGTACGCTTCCGCCCTGCTGCCGGCCCTGGCCCTGGTCACGGCGGTCGGGATCGTCCGTATCCCCCGGCGGAGCTGGCGCCGGGCCGCGATCGGCCTCCTGGCCGCCGGCCAGGTCGCGGGTTTCCTCTGGAGCAGCTGGGGCATCCGCCTCGCCCCCGCGCCCGCCTGGCTGCGGGGGGAACTGACCGACGAACGGTTTTACGAATCGATGTTCTACTGGGACAAGCCGCCGGAGCGGGCCGGAGACTGGCGGGTGGAGGAAATTCTCGCCGCCGTCGAACGCAACGCGTCCGGAAGGAACGTCAAGGTGATGGTCGTTCCCTACCTGAAGAACTTCTTTCCGGAAACCTTCGCCGCCGCCGCCGCCGGGAGAGGCCTCGACTACAAGTTCGACGGTCCCGGGAGCCCTTTCCGCGGCTTCAACTTCCGGTTTCTCCTCGACGCCGACTACATCGTCAGCAAGGACGGGGAAACGACCCGGGACGACCTGGAACGCCTGGAATACGTGGCCCCGGCCGCGGAACTGGTAGCCGCGCCGCCCCCCGCCTTCGCCGCCCGCCACGAACTCATGGGGGTCTTCCCGCTCCCCGACGGCACCGACGCCCGGCTCTACCGGAGGTGCGCGCCTCTCGCCCCGGAGGAACAGGCCGAAACGGTGCGGGCGGTCCTGGCCGTCGACCCCGACCACGTCTGGGCCTGGAACGCCCTGGGGGAGGCGCTGGTGGAGGCGGGCGACGGGGCCGGCGCCCGGGAGGCTTTCGCGGAAGTGGTCCGCCTCGATCCGGAGTGGACCGGGGGCTACCTGGGCCTGGGGAGGGCGGAGTTGGAGGCGGGGAACCTGGAGGAAGCCCGTCGCTGGATCGATTCCAGCCTGGAGCGGACGCCGGAGTGGCCGTACGCCCGCTTCGTCCTGGGCCTGCTCCTGGAACGGGAAGGAAAGCCGGCCGAGGCCGCCCGCGAATTCCGGTTCGCCCGCGATCAGGGGAAGTGGGGGCTGCCCGAAAAAGCGGAAGCGGCCCTGCGGAGGATGGGTTATGCGGATTGACGCCGGCTGGCTGGTCCTGGCGGCGCTGGCGGCCGGCTGTTCCCGGGGCGCCCCCGAGCCCCGGGCCGGGCGCCCCGCGGCCACGGCCGACAAACTGCGGGGGTACTCCCAGCGGGCGGTTCTGGATAAGCTGGGAGGCAACTCCCGGAACGGATTCTGTTTCCGCTGCGACGACCGTCTGGCGACAGCGCGGATCAGTTACGACCCCGCTACCGGGGTGGCCGGGCGCTCCGCCCTGCCCGCCTTCGAGTTCGAGGGGGCGGACGAGCCGGCCCTGGCGCACCGCGGCCTCGAGGCCGGGGTCGAAGGCGGCCGCCTCGGATTCGTTTCCGCCGGGCACGGCTACCTGGTCACCGAAGGCGACCTCGATCTGCCCCGGGACCTCCTGGCCGAAGTCGAAATCCGGATGAAAACCGCTCTGGGAAAAGAACTCCGCCTGGGCTGGTCCACTCAGACCGGAAAGGCCTGGGTCGACGAGGAGCTGGGGGTGACGGCGGTCCCCCTGGAATCGGAAGAAGGGTTCCACGTCTACCGGATCGCCCTGGACAAGGTCCTCAAGACCAGGGCCGGGGCCGAGGACCGCATCCGCACCCTCTTTTTCGCCCCCGCCAACCGTTGCGGGGACCGGGTCGAAATCGATTACATCCGTCTGCTCGACGGGCGCGAACGCTACCGGCGCCGGGCGGTGGGGAGCGGGCGCGTCGCCGCGGGCGGCGTTTCCCGGCCGGCGATCTGGACCCCGGCGGCGGCTTCGCTTGCCTGGGACCTGCGGCTTCCGGAGGAAGAGTGCTCTTTCCGGGGGGCGGCCGGATTCCTCTTCGGCGGGGAGGCGGCGGCCGAGTTCAGGGTTCTGGTCGACGGGGAAACCGTCCGTTCGCTGCGCGTCGAGGGCGGCGGGGGATGGACGGAGATCCCCCCCCTTTCCCTGGGCCGGTGGCGGGGGAAAACCGTCACGCTGGCCCTGGAGACCTCGGGGGACGCCCCCGGCGTCGCCGTCTGGGCCAACCCCGCCGTCGCCGCGGCCCCCCGGAGCCGGTTCAACGTCGTCATCTTCCTGGAAGACGCCCTCCGCGCCGACCGGCTCGGCTGCTACGGCTACGGGACCCCGACTTCCCCGCGAAAATCGGAACTGCTGGCCGGCGGCGGGGTCGTCTTCGCCTCCGCCGTCTCCCAGGCGACCATGACCCGGCCCTCCTGCCCTTCCCTCATGACCTCCCTCTACCCCAACGCCACCGGGGTCCTCACCTTCCGGGACCGGCTCCCCCCGGAATACCTCACCCTGGCCGAGATCATGCGCGAGCAGGGTTTCGCCACCGGAGCCTTCGTCCAGAACGTCGCCGCCGGCACCGCGGCGGGCCTCGACCAGGGGTACTGCGAGTTCTACGATTCCGAGCGGGTCTTCTCCCGCCCCCGGGACCTCTTCGGGGCAGCCTTGGAAAGCTGGCTCGACCGCCACGCCGACTCCAACTTCTTCCTCTACCTCCACCTTCTCGACCCCCACGGCCCCTATAATCCGCCCCCTCCGTTCGACGCCGCTTGGCGGGAGTACACCGGCCCGCGGACCCCCGTCGCCGGAAACCGCCCCGGTCTCGTCCTCGACCCCCCCGGCGTGGTCGCGCCCTCCCGGGAGGGCCGGAACCTCCGCTACGACGGCGAGGTCGCCGACAACGACTACTGGTTCGGCGTTTTCACGGAGATGCTCAAAACCAGGGGGCTCTGGAACGACACCCTGATCGTCTGCCTGGCCGACCACGGCGAGTTCCTGGGCGAACGGGGCCGCTGGGGGCACCACCCTCCGGGCCTGGCGCCCGTCATCCACGTGCCCCTGCTCTTGTTCTACCCCGCGCGCTGGCGGGAAAAGATCGAGGTCGAAACCCCCGTCCAGCTCCTGGACGTCATGCCCACCGTCCTGGAACTGGCGCGGGTGGCCTCGGCCCCCCTGGTCATGCAGGGGGATTCGCTCCTTTCCCTGATCGACGGAGACGCCGCCGAGAAGGAGCGCTGGGCCCGGCGCCCGGCGATCTCGGAAGAAGTCAGCGGGCTGGGCGGCCGGGTCCCCGACGATCCCCTGGGTTCGGTGGTGACGGGCGGGCGGCACTATATCTTCTCCCGGCGGCTCGGCGCCGGCGATGAGGAGCGGCGGACGATCCGCACGCTGGCCTGGCCCGGCGACGCGCCGGCGCCGGGCGCCGACGGAGGCGGTGCGGCGCGGGCCGAGAGCGTGCTGCGCGACCTGGCCCGGGCCAACCGCATGATCCGGGAAAGCATCCGCGGGGGGGCGCCGGCGAAAACCGAAGCCGTCTCGCGCCGGGACCCGGAAACCGACCGCCGGCTGCAGGCGCTCGGCTATCTCCAGTAGGATCCGCCCCGCCTCAATGTTCCGGCGGAGGCGGGAGCCGGTAGATGTCGACGACCCGGCCCAGCCGGCCGCTCGGGCTCGCGATCAGCTCGCCCTCCCGGTCGATCCGGGAGTAGCGCTCCCGGGCGTGGGGCCAGCGCCGGGAATTGCGCTCGATCGCCCGGCGCTGGTCGCGGCTCAGGACCAGGTAGCCGCAGCCGCGGCGCGAATAATACTCCAGCGGCTTGGAGACGATCCGGTTCCAGGAGGTGTCGAGGAGCCGGTATCTCCCCCCGTCCAGCTGGTGCAGCGGCGGGCAGAAAGCCTCGTAGGCGATGCACGACCCGGCGGGGACGTTCTCTTCGATCCACTCCCGGGCCGTGGTGCGCGCGTCGGGCTCGTTCAGCTCCAGGGCGGTCCTCAGCGATCGGGCCGCCGGGAGCGCCGCGACCGCCGCCGTCGCCGCCCAGAAAAAGAAACGGGCGCGGGCCGGTCGGCGGCGGAAGAGGATCTCGGCCAGCTTCTCCAGGAAGCGGGCCGCCAGCAGCGCGGCGAACGGCAGCAGGTAAAACATGTAGCGGGGGAAGCGGAGCGAGTGGGAAAGAATCCCCAGGACGTAGAGGAGGGGAAAGAGGAGGAGGAGGACGGTCTCGCGCCGGCGCTTCCGGGAGAGCGCCCCCAGGCCGGCGACGGCCAGGAGGGGAACGGCCGCCCCCCCGCAGGCGGTGGGGAGAACCCGGCCGAAATACCAGCCGATCTTGGCGGGGACGACCAGCCCCGGATAGCCCGCGGTCACGAAGCTGCTCTGTTCCGCGAAGTCCCGCGCCGCCGTCCCGACGTCGAGAAAGAGATAGGGCGAACCGGCGAACATCCCCGCGGCGAAGAGCACCGGGGCCAGCAGGTAGAGGGGAAGGCGTCGGGGCGCGGCGGAGACGCTCCAGATCCAGGCGAGGAAGGCGGGAACGGCGGCGGCCAGGGCGACGTATTTCGTCGCCGTGGCCAGACCCGCCAGGAACAGGGCCGCCGCACCCCAGGCCGGGCCGGCGCGGCGGGAGCGCAGGGCGCAGTAGATCGTCCCCAGGACCAGGGCCAGGGCCATGGCGTCGGTCCGGGCCAGTCGGCACTGCTGGGCGAACATGGGGAAGACGGCCAGGAAGACGGCCGCGGCCAGGGCCCCGGCCGGGCCGTACAGGGACCGGTAGATCCCGTAGAGGGCGAACAGGGACACCGCCCCGAAGATCGAGGAAAGGGTCCGGCCGGCCACGATCGGAAAGGTGGGGTTTCTCCGGTGGACGGCGATGAACTCCGCCCGGTCGGCGTAGCGCCCGGTCCAGGCGCCGATCCGATAATCGGCGTAGAGGGGAAGCCAGACGGCGTACATGAACGGCGTCCCCGGATGGTAGAAGGCGTGGGGGTTGAAATCACCCCGCATGAAATGTTCCAGGGGGGGAACGGTGAAATAGAGTTCGTCCAGGTTGTAGACGAAGGGGAGGTCGACGTCGACCTTCCAGAGCATGAACCCGAAAGCGAGCAGCGCCACGGCGATCAGGCCCCACCGCCGGGGGGGGGCAACTCCGTCGCGCCGGGCCGCGCGCCCGGGGGAGACGCCGGAAACCGGGGAAGCCTCCGTCGGAGTTATCGTTCGCCGGCGCATGAGAGGTAATCTATCGCCCCCGTCGGGCCCGCGCCATATTTTTCCCCGGGGAAGGGCGCTCAGGGGGCGATCAGGGGAAGGATCGCCCGGGCGGCGTTCTCCGCCAGCATCCGGTTCCCCTCCGCCGTGGCGTGGCCGAAGTTGCCCCCGAACTGGTCCCAGAAATAATACTCGAACCCGTGGCGGGCCATTCCTTCCCGGAACGAGGCTTCGTTGTCCACGAAGACCACCCCGGGAGCGGCCCCGCCCACGGCGGCTTCGAGCCGGGAGAGCGGGCGCATGGGGTACTGCATGCAGATCAGGGGGATTCCTCGGCCGCGCACGATCTCGCGGAGCCGGCGGTAGTTCCGGACCATGGCAGCGTTGAGGCCGCCGGAACGGCTCTCCAGGGCCAGGGAGGAACAGGCCCGAGCTTCTTCTTCGTCGCCGAGGGCGGTGTGGCAGGCCGCCAGCAGCCTCAGCACCGCCGGGTTGGCGGGATAGCGGCGGCGCACCTCCTCCAGGACCGCCACCGCTTCGTCTCCGCTGCCGCGGGCGAGGAGGGCGAAAACATAGGCGTGAAGGCTGGAGAAGGGATCGGCCTCGAAGGCCGTCCGGTAGCAGCGCAAGGCTTCTTCCGGCTTCCCCTGGAGTTGGCGGATCCTCCCCATCTCCTTCCAGGCCCGGGGGCAGGCGGGATCGACCGCCAGCGCCCGCCCGACCAGCTCCTCGGCGCCGCCGAGATCGCGGTTGCGCCGGAGCCCCTCAGCCAGAACCAGGAAGGCGTCGGGACGACCGGGGTCGAGAGCCGCCGCCCGTTCCAGGGCCGCCCGTTTCAGCCCGTAGAGCCGGCGCAGCCCCAGCTCATCGGCCGCGGCCAGCAGATGGTCGTACCCCCCGGCGGGGTCGAGCTCCACCCCCCGCTCTCGAACCTCTGCCGCTTCCCGCCACCGGCCCCGCCCGATCAGGAAAAAATCTTTTTGGAACCAGGCCGGGGCCGAGTCCGGCGCCGAAGCCAGCGCCCGGTCGAGGAGGCGTTCCGCCGCTCCGGGGTACCCGCTCTTGTCCGCGGCCTCCGCCGCCCGGAGCAGAACCGAAACCGGGTCGGAAGCGCGGGCCGCCGCCGCCCGGAAAGACCGGGCCGCGCCGGCCCGGTCCCCCGCCGCCGCCAGCGCTGCCCCCCGCTCGGCCAGGATCCCGGGGTCGCCGGGATTCGTTTCCAGCACCCGGGCGTAGGCGGCGGCCGCTTCCGCGGAGCGGCCCATCCGGGCGCACCGGGCGGCGTATTTCTCCCAGTTGCGCGGGCGCCGCCCCCCCGCCGGATTCCCGGGACCGGCCGGGGGCGCGCCGAACATCCGGCACCGGAGCCAACGGCCGAGCTTGACGATCCTGAGATCGGAAAAAAATCCGCTTTCCTCCCCGGGAACCGGGCAGAACACGTCCCCGCGCCCGTCGTTGATCCCCATCATGGCCACCACCAGGTCGGGGCGGTAGCGGTCGAGGTTCTCCTCCAGCTCGGCAAGAATCATGGCCGTGTTCGTCCCCGGCACCCCCTTGTTGACCACGGCCACCCGCCTTCCCTCCAACTCCCGGTCGAGGATCTTTTCCAGTTGGCGCGGGTAGGAATCCTCTCCGCCCAGGGCCGTGGTCGATTCGCCCAGGCAGAGGATGACGAACGATTCCCGGCCGGCCAGGGATTCCCGGTTTTCCCGTTCCTGGAGCCGGACCGCGACCAGGCCGGCGGCCCGCATCCCCAGCTCGATCAGCACCGCTCCCAGGACCAGGCCCAGCAGCACCAGCAGCAAGCGTCCCCACCGCTCCTTCTTCTTCACCAGAGCCTCCTGTTCGGCCCGGGACGGGGCCGAGGCGGGGAGGGCGAACGCGAGCCGAATTTAAAATATGCGGTAGACATCGATCCGATTCTGGCCGGATTCGAAGGAAGCTACCCGGGGGCGACGCTCCAGCTCCCGGTAGCGGCGGGCCGCCTCCGGCCAACGCTCCGGCCTCTCCAGAACCATGGGCTTGTAGAACCCGTTGACGATCAGGTAGCGGAACCCCCGGCGTTCGTAGAACTCCAGGGGCCTCCAGACGATGCGGTTGCACTTCATGTCGAGCAGCCGCCAGCGGCCGCGGTCGAGCTGGTCGAGCGGCGGACAGCCGAACTCGTAGGCGATCCCCTCCCCCGGGGGTACCGTCTCCTCCAGGTAGCGCCGCGCCGCGGTCCGGGCGTCCTCCCCGACGGTCTGCGTCCGGTCGCGGAGCGTCTGGGCGAGGGGAAAGATCCCGACCAAGGCCGTCAGCAAAACGGTGACGGCGGCGGTCCCGCCGCGGCTGCGGCCCAGGATCTCCCCCGCCCGCGCCGTCCCGACCCCGGCCAGAACGGCGACGAAGGGGACGACGTAGACCATGTAGCGGGGGTTGCGCAGGGCGGCGGGGACGAGGGCGAGAAGATACAGGACGGGAAAGACCAGGAGCACGGTCAGGCGGCGGCGCGAGCGTCGCCAGGCCGCGACCGCCCCCGCCAGGGCCGCCGCGGCCACCGCCAGGCCGCCCGCGCCGTAGGGAACGGTCTCTCCTAGGTAGAGAGCGGCCGCCCGCGCCGCCGAGACCGGGGGATACTGGAGGTAGTAGCTGGAAGACTGCACCCGGAACGCCGCCGCCGCCGAACTCCAATCGAGTACGACGTAAGGAGCGCCCAGGAAGAATCCGGCGAAAAAACCGGCCAGGACGGCAGCGGCAGCCGGCAGCCGGCTCCGGCCAAGGGCGGTCGTTTCCCGGAGAAGGGCCGCGGCCAGGGCCGCCGGAAGAACGGCGGCGGAGGTGTATTTGGTCGCCGCCGCCAGGCCCGCCAGGACTCCGGCGGCCGCGCCCCAGCCCCGGGAGCGCCGGAGCAGCGCCAAGGAAGCGAAGACGGCCAGGAGAACCAGGAGGACTCCCAGGGAATCGGTCCGGAAGACGCGGCTGTACTTGACCGGCATCGGCGCCAGGGCGAAAAAGAGCGCGGCCGCCAGGCCGGCGCGGACGCCGGAAAAACCGCGGGCGATGCCGAAAACGGCCGCGATCGCCCCCAGGCCCGCCAGGAGGCTGACGCCGCGGGCCAGGAGCCAGAAGGGGGCCGGGTCACAGTCGAAGGAAGCGATGAAGGCCTCGCGGCCGGGTCCGCCCGCGAGCCGGCGGTAGCCTTCCAGACCCGCCGCGGCCAGGTACATCAGGGGCGAACCGGGGTGGTAGAACCGGTGCGGATTGAGATCGCCGCGCAGGAGATAGTCCAGGACCGGGCGGAGGTTGGCGGTCTCGTCGGGGTTGTAGGCGAAGGGGAGGTCGCGCCCGAACCCGTCCAGGCGCAGCAGGGCGCCGGCGACGACGACCCCCCCCAGCAGCACGGCCGCCGCGGTTCTGTGCCGGATGCCGGTCATTCCCCGATCGTCCCCCAGATCGCCAGGGACCCGGAAATTTCGCGAAGGAGCGGAACCTTCTCCAGGACGTCGCTGGCCCGCGCCGCGCGGTCGACCCAGCGGGCGGGAAGGGCGGGATGGAGAAAATCGATGTTGCGGACCCGGGCCTTTACCCCGGGGATGGCGTTGAGACGGCGGCCGAGGCGGCCGCGGAGGAACGCGGTCTCGTCCGGGGTCCCCTCCAGGCGCGCCTTGACCCAGGGGATCTTCTTCTCGATCAGGATCTGGGGGTTGAGAAGGTTGGGCTCGGAAAAGAAGAACCGGCCCCCCGGGCGCAGCACCCGGGCGATCTCGGCGAACGCCGGCGCCACCGGGACGTGGTGGAGGATGGAGACCCCGAAACAGATGTCGAACGCGCCCGTCCGAAAGGGGATTTTCCCGATATCGGCCACGCAGAATCCGAATCCGGGGTCGCCGGCGAGATCGAGCGCGGCGTGGGCCACGCAGGGGGCGGTCAGGTCGAAGGCCCGGACCTCCAGTCCCAGTCCCCGCAGGCGGGTGGTGAATTCGCCCGAACCGCAGCCGACTTCCAGCAGCGTCTCCCCGGGGCGGGGGCGGATCAGTTCCCGGAAGAGAGCCATCTTCTTTTCGTCGCGGCGGCGCCCGGCCGGGGTCGTTCTCCCCCACCAGGTGTGCCCCGTCTCCCGGAAGAGGCGATCGAAATGTTGCCGTTCGTTCGTCACCGGCGGTTTACTCACTACGTAGCCATACAAAAAAAAGATTAACCACAGAGGACACAGAGAGCACAGAGAGTTTTAGGGGGTGAAGGCCGGGTAAAGATGCCGTCCGGCGGACAGTGGAAGCCATGACCCTCCCCCAATCTGCGAAATTTTCTTCCCTCATCTGTGAAACCTGCCTGCCGCAGGCAGGTCTGTGGTTCTCCCTTTCCCCATCTGCACAATCTTAGTTTTACCATGAAGGGCATGAAGAGGAAGAGAAGGGGGAGAGGTGGGGGCCTCTATGCTCCATGCTCTATGCTTCTCATCACATGTAGGACATGTAGGGGAAAAGGGTTCGGGGTTCGAAACTGGAATTTTACCATGAAGGACATGAAGGGGGAGAGTGAAGGTTCAGGGTTCAGGGTTCAGGGTTCAGGGTTCAGGGTTCAGGGTTCGGGGCTCGGAGTTCAGGACGGCCCCCCAATTCAAACTTTCCCCCATCAGAGTTAATCAGAGTAATCAGGTGCAAAATCCCTGCTTTTTCTCTGCTCTTTCCCCATCTGTGTAATTTGAGTTTCCTAATCCGTGAAATCTGTGGACTCTTTCCCCATCTGCGTAATCTTAGTTTTACCATGAAGGACATGAAGTTCATGAAGGGAAGAGGGTTAGCCACAAAAGGCACAAGAGGCACAAGAGGCACAAGAGGATTTTACATTAAGGGGGCAAGGTAGGGGGCTCCTGAATACTGAATTCTGTATTCTGAATTCTTTCCCTCTTATGCTCCATGCCCTATGCCCTATGCTTTCTCTACCATGAAGGACATGAAGTTCATGAAGAGGGATGAAAGCTATGCTCCATGCTCTATGCCCTCTGCTTCTCTCCCCTGAACCCCGAACCCTGAACCCTCCCCCCCCTCCCCTCTACAGCCGGAACTTGAAGCGCTTCAGGGCCACCAGGCACATCCGGAGCATGGTCCACCCGTGGGAGAACCGGCGTTTCATCTTGGTCTCGCCGCTGACGCGCTCGACGTAATGGATGGGCAGGTCGACGATCTTCATTCCCAGTTTGCAGGCGGAGAAAAGAAGGTTGAAGTCGCCCCAGCTGTCGTACCCGAAGAACCCGAAGTACCGTTTCATCCTCAGGTAATCCTCCCGGAAGAAAACCTTGGTCCCGCAGAGGGTGTCCTTGATCCTCTGGGAAAGCAGGTAGCTGAAGGCCAGCCCGAAGAGCTTGTTCCCCACGATGTTGAGCAGGCGCATCGCCCCCTTTTCCATCTCGTAGACCAGGCGGCAGCCGTTGACGAACTCCCCCTTCCCCGTGACCAGGGCGTTGAAGAAGAGGGGGAGCTCCTCGGGCATGACCGTGGCGTCGGCGTCTAGGATCATGAGGACGTCGCCGCCGGCCGCCGCGAACCCCGCCTTGACCGCTTCGAACTTCCCGCGCCCGGGGCCCGACACCAGCACGATCCTGCGGTCGGGGTGGGCGGCGCGGAGGCGTTCCACTTCGGCCGCGGTCCCGTCGCTGGAGCGGTCGTCGACGAAGACGACTTCGGTCCCGGCGCCCATCTCCGGGATCCGCTCCAGAACGTTGCCGACGTTGCCGACCTCGTCCTTGCAGGGCACCACCACCGAGCAGCGGGCGGTGCGGGCGAGGCCCGCCGGCAGCGGCCGGGCGATGAAGGCGTTGACGAAACAGAGGTGGTTGAACAACGGCAGCCGGGCCAGGAAACGGTTGAGAAAGAAGGAGAGGCCGGGAACGCCGAACGGCAGCAGCAGGGCGGTATCCTTGCGGACCAGCTCGAAGCCGGCCAGGTAGAGCAGGTTGGAGATATCCGCCGGCGAAAGCCAGTTCTGGTTGGGCTGCCGGATTTTCATGCCCAGGCGCTCGGCCAGCTTGACCAGCGGTTCCCAGAGGTGGTTGTAGTAGACCACCACCAGGCGCGTCGAGGGGCGGCAGAGGGGGAGCAGGTTCTCGAAGGCCTTCTGCACGTCGACGATGTCCCCGATGACGTTGACCATGAGGATGTAGTCGAAGGCCCGCTTGAGGGGGGGGAGGAACTCGACGTCCGCGACCATGAACTCGGCTTCGGGCACGTTCCGGCGGGCTTCCTCGATCATGCCCGGGCTGAAGTCGATCCCCAGAGCCGAGGCGAAGTCCAGGCGCGAGAGCAGAAA carries:
- a CDS encoding sulfatase, whose amino-acid sequence is MRIDAGWLVLAALAAGCSRGAPEPRAGRPAATADKLRGYSQRAVLDKLGGNSRNGFCFRCDDRLATARISYDPATGVAGRSALPAFEFEGADEPALAHRGLEAGVEGGRLGFVSAGHGYLVTEGDLDLPRDLLAEVEIRMKTALGKELRLGWSTQTGKAWVDEELGVTAVPLESEEGFHVYRIALDKVLKTRAGAEDRIRTLFFAPANRCGDRVEIDYIRLLDGRERYRRRAVGSGRVAAGGVSRPAIWTPAAASLAWDLRLPEEECSFRGAAGFLFGGEAAAEFRVLVDGETVRSLRVEGGGGWTEIPPLSLGRWRGKTVTLALETSGDAPGVAVWANPAVAAAPRSRFNVVIFLEDALRADRLGCYGYGTPTSPRKSELLAGGGVVFASAVSQATMTRPSCPSLMTSLYPNATGVLTFRDRLPPEYLTLAEIMREQGFATGAFVQNVAAGTAAGLDQGYCEFYDSERVFSRPRDLFGAALESWLDRHADSNFFLYLHLLDPHGPYNPPPPFDAAWREYTGPRTPVAGNRPGLVLDPPGVVAPSREGRNLRYDGEVADNDYWFGVFTEMLKTRGLWNDTLIVCLADHGEFLGERGRWGHHPPGLAPVIHVPLLLFYPARWREKIEVETPVQLLDVMPTVLELARVASAPLVMQGDSLLSLIDGDAAEKERWARRPAISEEVSGLGGRVPDDPLGSVVTGGRHYIFSRRLGAGDEERRTIRTLAWPGDAPAPGADGGGAARAESVLRDLARANRMIRESIRGGAPAKTEAVSRRDPETDRRLQALGYLQ
- a CDS encoding glycosyltransferase family 39 protein, whose translation is MTGIRHRTAAAVLLGGVVVAGALLRLDGFGRDLPFAYNPDETANLRPVLDYLLRGDLNPHRFYHPGSPLMYLAAAGLEGYRRLAGGPGREAFIASFDCDPAPFWLLARGVSLLAGLGAIAAVFGIARGFSGVRAGLAAALFFALAPMPVKYSRVFRTDSLGVLLVLLAVFASLALLRRSRGWGAAAGVLAGLAAATKYTSAAVLPAALAAALLRETTALGRSRLPAAAAVLAGFFAGFFLGAPYVVLDWSSAAAAFRVQSSSYYLQYPPVSAARAAALYLGETVPYGAGGLAVAAAALAGAVAAWRRSRRRLTVLLVFPVLYLLALVPAALRNPRYMVYVVPFVAVLAGVGTARAGEILGRSRGGTAAVTVLLTALVGIFPLAQTLRDRTQTVGEDARTAARRYLEETVPPGEGIAYEFGCPPLDQLDRGRWRLLDMKCNRIVWRPLEFYERRGFRYLIVNGFYKPMVLERPERWPEAARRYRELERRPRVASFESGQNRIDVYRIF
- a CDS encoding glycosyltransferase family 39 protein; this encodes MRRRTITPTEASPVSGVSPGRAARRDGVAPPRRWGLIAVALLAFGFMLWKVDVDLPFVYNLDELYFTVPPLEHFMRGDFNPHAFYHPGTPFMYAVWLPLYADYRIGAWTGRYADRAEFIAVHRRNPTFPIVAGRTLSSIFGAVSLFALYGIYRSLYGPAGALAAAVFLAVFPMFAQQCRLARTDAMALALVLGTIYCALRSRRAGPAWGAAALFLAGLATATKYVALAAAVPAFLAWIWSVSAAPRRLPLYLLAPVLFAAGMFAGSPYLFLDVGTAARDFAEQSSFVTAGYPGLVVPAKIGWYFGRVLPTACGGAAVPLLAVAGLGALSRKRRRETVLLLLFPLLYVLGILSHSLRFPRYMFYLLPFAALLAARFLEKLAEILFRRRPARARFFFWAATAAVAALPAARSLRTALELNEPDARTTAREWIEENVPAGSCIAYEAFCPPLHQLDGGRYRLLDTSWNRIVSKPLEYYSRRGCGYLVLSRDQRRAIERNSRRWPHARERYSRIDREGELIASPSGRLGRVVDIYRLPPPPEH
- a CDS encoding tetratricopeptide repeat protein; translation: MKKKERWGRLLLVLLGLVLGAVLIELGMRAAGLVAVRLQERENRESLAGRESFVILCLGESTTALGGEDSYPRQLEKILDRELEGRRVAVVNKGVPGTNTAMILAELEENLDRYRPDLVVAMMGINDGRGDVFCPVPGEESGFFSDLRIVKLGRWLRCRMFGAPPAGPGNPAGGRRPRNWEKYAARCARMGRSAEAAAAYARVLETNPGDPGILAERGAALAAAGDRAGAARSFRAAAARASDPVSVLLRAAEAADKSGYPGAAERLLDRALASAPDSAPAWFQKDFFLIGRGRWREAAEVRERGVELDPAGGYDHLLAAADELGLRRLYGLKRAALERAAALDPGRPDAFLVLAEGLRRNRDLGGAEELVGRALAVDPACPRAWKEMGRIRQLQGKPEEALRCYRTAFEADPFSSLHAYVFALLARGSGDEAVAVLEEVRRRYPANPAVLRLLAACHTALGDEEEARACSSLALESRSGGLNAAMVRNYRRLREIVRGRGIPLICMQYPMRPLSRLEAAVGGAAPGVVFVDNEASFREGMARHGFEYYFWDQFGGNFGHATAEGNRMLAENAARAILPLIAP
- a CDS encoding class I SAM-dependent methyltransferase; amino-acid sequence: MTNERQHFDRLFRETGHTWWGRTTPAGRRRDEKKMALFRELIRPRPGETLLEVGCGSGEFTTRLRGLGLEVRAFDLTAPCVAHAALDLAGDPGFGFCVADIGKIPFRTGAFDICFGVSILHHVPVAPAFAEIARVLRPGGRFFFSEPNLLNPQILIEKKIPWVKARLEGTPDETAFLRGRLGRRLNAIPGVKARVRNIDFLHPALPARWVDRAARASDVLEKVPLLREISGSLAIWGTIGE
- a CDS encoding glycosyltransferase — protein: MEGRIREDVHASRRESTRRLYDRLAPSRARWISRNRYYYRELAGLLEFLIEPGRDLLQIGCGNGFLLSRLDFASALGIDFSPGMIEEARRNVPEAEFMVADVEFLPPLKRAFDYILMVNVIGDIVDVQKAFENLLPLCRPSTRLVVVYYNHLWEPLVKLAERLGMKIRQPNQNWLSPADISNLLYLAGFELVRKDTALLLPFGVPGLSFFLNRFLARLPLFNHLCFVNAFIARPLPAGLARTARCSVVVPCKDEVGNVGNVLERIPEMGAGTEVVFVDDRSSDGTAAEVERLRAAHPDRRIVLVSGPGRGKFEAVKAGFAAAGGDVLMILDADATVMPEELPLFFNALVTGKGEFVNGCRLVYEMEKGAMRLLNIVGNKLFGLAFSYLLSQRIKDTLCGTKVFFREDYLRMKRYFGFFGYDSWGDFNLLFSACKLGMKIVDLPIHYVERVSGETKMKRRFSHGWTMLRMCLVALKRFKFRL
- a CDS encoding tetratricopeptide repeat protein, with the protein product MIFPVTERARRAGAWGLLLLLIAAHVGFNFLWIERDQSYPKGDEPQYLSKSYAIYRALASPGPETVREILFARPLHRLPLFALPAVAVYAVSSPGYDRACLSNGFYFALLLAAVYLTGTRLEGRKAGLLAAWTVSFYPFFNDYSRKYWSEIGIAAWFALTFFILLRSGFFRRRGDSALLGLVGGAGVLIKQFYAFYFLAVVGPLAGAVWLREFARLRRGGLGRVRSFLEPTSRRSHLLACAGLVLILGLPYYLVHGRELRVVFDYGEITGYWTPVASRWSLPFWTWYLEAVRGLIGWFLSGAFLAALAVLLARFRVRYLPLLVWILGGYLAVSWFEAKLPRYASALLPALALVTAVGIVRIPRRSWRRAAIGLLAAGQVAGFLWSSWGIRLAPAPAWLRGELTDERFYESMFYWDKPPERAGDWRVEEILAAVERNASGRNVKVMVVPYLKNFFPETFAAAAAGRGLDYKFDGPGSPFRGFNFRFLLDADYIVSKDGETTRDDLERLEYVAPAAELVAAPPPAFAARHELMGVFPLPDGTDARLYRRCAPLAPEEQAETVRAVLAVDPDHVWAWNALGEALVEAGDGAGAREAFAEVVRLDPEWTGGYLGLGRAELEAGNLEEARRWIDSSLERTPEWPYARFVLGLLLEREGKPAEAAREFRFARDQGKWGLPEKAEAALRRMGYAD